A genomic segment from Paralichthys olivaceus isolate ysfri-2021 chromosome 22, ASM2471397v2, whole genome shotgun sequence encodes:
- the LOC138406661 gene encoding uncharacterized protein: protein MMTSPQFILYLTCFLFGKMVQMHHFNLSHQHSGFKSVDVGDNLTFKCFYEGEDNAIYWFKQTPGQKPRIISMTYKLSKTFSLLNEFKNNSRFTLESTDVVSHLNISYVQLSDSATYYCSKSNLFEFEFMEGVTVSVKGSGLNIQALVHQSENIQPGGSVTLSCTVHTGTCGGEHSVYWFKNSEEPQSGLIYTHGDRKDQCERKPDTQTHTCVYNLSMRLNRSHAGTYYCAVAACGHILFGNGTKVNFKEVVDYLHLVYFLSGALAFTTILVVSLAYTTQRASKTNCCQCSAAAALNMEVHQDADNLHYAALMEHRFSRARRQTDGDRTECVYSSVKI, encoded by the exons atgatgacatctccgcagttcattctctacctgacatgtttcctcttcgggaaaatgg ttcagatgcatcattttaacttgtctcatcaacacagtggatttaaatcagttgatgttggagacaacttgactttcAAATGTTTCTATGAGGGGGAGGACAATGCAATTTATTGgttcaagcaaacaccaggacagaagcctCGAATCATTTCAATGACTTACAAGTTATCGAAAACgttttcattattaaatgaaTTCAAGAACAATTCACGCTTCACTCTGGAATCTACTGATGTTGTGAGTCACCTAAATATCTCATATGTGcaactttcagactcagctaCTTACTACTGTTCAAAGAGTAATTTATTTGAGTTTGAGTTCATGGagggcgtcactgtcagtgtgaaaggttcagggttgaacatccaggctctggtgcatcagtctgagaacatccagccaggaggctctgtgactctcagctgtacagttcacactgggacctgtggtggagaacacagtgtttactggttcaagaactctgaagaacctcagtcaggactcatttacacccacggagacaggaaggatcagtgtgagaggaaacctgacacacagacacacacctgtgtctacaacttgtcaatgagactgaaccgttctcatgctgggacctactactgtgctgtcgctgcatgtggacacatactgtttggaaacgggacCAAAGTGAactttaaag AGGTGGTGGACTATCTTCACTTGGTGTATTTCTTGAGTGGAGCTTTGGCGTTCACCACAATCCTGGTTGTTTCTCTGgcttacacaacacaaagagcGTCCAAGACAAACTGCTGCCAGTGCTCAG ctgcagcagctctgaataTGGAG GTTCATCAAGATGCAGACAACCTACATTACGCTGCTTTAATGGAGCACAGGTTCAGCAgagcaagaagacaaacagacggtgacaggactgaatgtgtgtactccagTGTAAAGATCTAG
- the LOC138406662 gene encoding uncharacterized protein: MMTSPQFILYLTCFLFGEMVQMHHFILSHQHRGFKSVDVGDNLTFKCFYERDDKIYWYKQTPGQKPRIISMTYKFSQDFSLLNEFKNNPRFTLESTDVVSHLKISDVQLSDSATYYCSKSRSYEFEFMEGVTVSVKGSGLNIQALVHQSENIQPGGSMTLSCTVHTGTCDGEHSVSWFKNSEEPQSSLIYTHGDRNDQCERKPDTQTHTCVYNLSMTLNRSHAGTYYCAVAACGHILFGNGTKVNFKEVVDYLHLVYFLSGALAFTTILVVSLAYTTQRASKTNCCQCSAAAALNMEVHQDADNLHYAALMEHRFSRARRQRDGDRTECVYSSVKI; the protein is encoded by the exons atgatgacatctccgcagttcattctctacctgacatgtttcctcttcggggaaatgg ttcagatgcatcattttatcttgtctcatcaacacagaggatttaaatcagttgatgttggagacaacttgactttcAAGTGTTTCTATGAGAGGGACGATAAGATTTATTGGTAcaagcaaacaccaggacagaagcctCGAATTATCTCAATGACTTACAAATTCTCTCAAGATTTTTCGTTATTGAATGAATTCAAGAACAATCCACGCTTCACTCTGGAATCTACTGATGTTGTGAGTCACCTAAAAATCTCAGATGTGcaactttcagactcagctaCTTACTACTGTTCCAAGAGTCGTTCATATGAGTTTGAGTTTATGGagggcgtcactgtcagtgtgaaaggttcagggttgaacatccaggctctggtgcatcagtctgagaacatccagccaggaggctccatgactctcagctgtacagttcacactgggacctgtgatggagaacacagtgtttcctggttcaagaactctgaagaacctcagtcaagtctcatttacacccacggagacaggaacgatcagtgtgagaggaaacctgacacacagacacacacctgtgtctacaacttgtcaatgacactgaaccgttctcatgctgggacctactactgtgctgtcgctgcatgtggacacatactgtttggaaacgggacCAAAGTGAACTTTAAAG AGGTGGTGGACTATCTTCACTTGGTGTATTTCTTGAGTGGAGCTTTGGCGTTCACCACAATCCTGGTTGTTTCTCTGgcttacacaacacaaagagcGTCCAAGACAAACTGCTGCCAGTGCTCAG ctgcagcagctctgaataTGGAG GTTCATCAAGATGCAGACAACCTACATTACGCTGCTTTAATGGAGCACAGGTTCAGCAGAGCAAGAAGACAAAGAGACGGTGACAGgactgaatgtgtgtactccagTGTAAAGATCTAg
- the LOC138406481 gene encoding uncharacterized protein, giving the protein MMTSPQFILYLTCFLFGEMAQMHHFNLSHQHRGFRSVDVGDNLTFQCFYERDNTIYWYKQTPGQKPRTISVTYKVTKDCLFKNEFKNNPRFTLESTDVVSHLNISDVQLSDSATYYCLKSNSYEFEFTEGVTVSVKGSGLNIQALVHQSENIQPGGSVTLSCTVHTGTCDGEHSVYWFKNSEEPQSGLIYTHGDRKDQCERKPDTQTHTCVYNLSMRLNRSHAGTYYCAVAACGHILFGNGTKLDVDDEVNWTVFFLSGALTFTISVLLAVLLYKINKRTCWRCSESCTQPSSPSTTNAEGNQDADGLHYAALNVKVASRSRRQRDNTRDECVYSGVKL; this is encoded by the exons atgatgacatctccgcagttcattctctacctgacatgtttcctcttcggggaaatgg ctcagatgcatcattttaacttgtctcatcaacacagaggatttagatcagttgatgttggagacaacttgactttcCAGTGTTTCTATGAGAGGGACAATACAATTTATTGGTAcaagcaaacaccaggacagaagcctCGAACTATATCAGTGACTTACAAAGTCACTAAAGATTGTTTGTTCAAGAATGAATTCAAGAACAATCCACGCTTCACTCTGGAATCTACTGATGTTGTCAGTCACCTAAATATCTCAGATGTGcaactttcagactcagctaCTTACTACTGTTTAAAGAGTAATTCATATGAGTTTGAGTTCACGGagggcgtcactgtcagtgtgaaaggttcagggttgaacatccaggctctggtgcatcagtctgagaacatccagccaggaggctctgtgactctcagctgtacagttcacactgggacctgtgatggagaacacagtgtttactggttcaagaactctgaagaacctcagtcaggactcatttacacccacggagacaggaaggatcagtgtgagaggaaacctgacacacagacacacacctgtgtctacaacttgtcaatgagactgaaccgttctcatgctgggacctactactgtgctgtcgctgcatgtggacacatactgtttggaaacgggacCAAGCTGGACGTTGATG ATGAGGTGAACTGGACGGTGTTTTTCCTAAGTGGAGCTTTGACATTCaccatcagtgttttgctgGCTGTGTTACTGTACAAGATAAACAAGAGAACATGCTGGAGATGTTCAG AGTCTTGTACACAACCATCATCTCCCTccacaacaaatgcagag GGCAACCAAGATGCAGATGGCCTCCATTACGCTGCgttaaatgtgaaagtggcCAGCAGATCAAGACGACAGAGGGACAACACCagggatgaatgtgtgtactcaggtgttaaactgtag
- the LOC138406493 gene encoding uncharacterized protein has product MMTSPQFILYLTCFLFGKMAQMHHFILSQQHRGFKSVDVGDNLTFKCFYEREEIRIFWFKQTPGQKPRIIAMTYKFSKEISLFNEFKNNSLFTLESTDVVSHLKISDVQISDSATYYCLKSRSYVFEFMEGVTVSVKGSGLNIQALVHQSENIQPGGSVTLSCTVHTGTCDGEHSVYWFKNSEEPQSGLIYTHGDRKDQCERKPDTQTHTCVYNLSMTLNHSHAGTYYCAVAACGHILFGNGTKLDVDDEVNWTVFFLSGALTFTISVLLAVLLYKINKRTCWRCSESCTQPSSPSTTNAEGNQDADGLHYAALNVKVASRSRRQRDNTRDECVYSGVKL; this is encoded by the exons atgatgacatctccgcagttcattctctacctgacatgtttcctcttcgggaaaatgg ctcagatgcatcattttatcttgtctcaacaacacagaggatttaaatcagttgatgttggagacaacttgactttcAAGTGTTTctatgagagggaggagataaGGATTTTTTGgttcaagcaaacaccaggacagaagcctCGAATTATTGCAATGACTTACAAATTCTCTAAAGAAATTTCGTTATTTAATGAATTCAAGAACAATTCACTCTTCACTCTGGAATCTACTGATGTTGTGAGTCACCTAAAAATCTCAGATGTGCAAATTTCAGACTCAGCTACTTACTACTGTTTAAAGAGTCGTTCATATGTGTTTGAGTTCATGGagggcgtcactgtcagtgtgaaaggttcagggttgaacatccaggctctggtgcatcagtctgagaacatccagccaggaggctctgtgactctcagctgtacagttcacactgggacctgtgatggagaacacagtgtttactggttcaagaactctgaagaacctcagtcaggactcatttacacccacggagacaggaaggatcagtgtgagaggaaacctgacacacagacacacacctgtgtctacaacttgtcaatgaCACTGAACCAttctcatgctgggacctactactgtgctgtcgctgcatgtggacacatactgtttggaaacgggacAAAGCTGGACGTTGATG ATGAGGTGAACTGGACGGTGTTTTTCCTGAGTGGAGCTTTGACATTCaccatcagtgttttgctgGCTGTGTTACTGTACAAGATAAACAAGAGAACATGCTGGAGATGTTCAG AGTCTTGTACACAACCATCATCTCCCTccacaacaaatgcagag GGCAACCAAGATGCAGATGGCCTCCATTACGCTGCgttaaatgtgaaagtggcCAGCAGATCAAGACGACAGAGGGACAACACCagggatgaatgtgtgtactcaggtgttaaactgtag